In the genome of Candidatus Zixiibacteriota bacterium, the window CCTCTTGCAGCGACTTCATTTCCGCCTCGGGTGTTGCACTGAAACCGAGGTCAACCGCGCTGATTCGGTTTGAACCGCACAGAATCACGGCGCGTTTAATGCGGTTCTCGAGTTCGCGGATATTGCCGGGCCATTCGTAAACCCGCAGGGCTTGCAGTGCCGAACTGGTGAAGGAAAGATTCAGTTTGCGGTTTTCTTCGCCATAAGTACGCAACAGGAAGTCGGCGATCAGGAGCACGTCATCTTCCCGCTCCCGCAGCGGCGGCAATTCGATGGTGATCACCGAAAGCCGATAGTACAGGTCTTCGCGGAATTGCTTGCGGGCAACCTCGGCCTCCAGCGAACGATTCGTCGCGGCGATCACGCGGACATCGACCTGAATCGTTCCCCGCCCACCGACCCGCTCGATAATCTTGTCCTGCAGGAAGCGCAGAAGTTTCACCTGGAGTTGCAGCGACAACTCGCCAATTTCATCGAGGAAGAGGGTGCCCTGATTGGCGAGCTCGAACTTGCCGAGCTTTTGCTGGAACGCGTCGGTGAACGCCCCCTTCTCGTGGCCGAATAGTTCCGATTCGAGCAGAGTTTCCGGGATGGCCCCGCAGTTGATCGTGACAAACGGTTTGTCGGCGCGCTCGGAGCGTTGATGGATGGCTTTGGCGATCAGCTCCTTGCCGGTCCCCGACTCGCCGGTAATCAGCACGGTGTATGGTGTCGTCGCGACGGTGTCGACGACCTTGAAGACCTTCTGCATGCGCGACGATGTGCCGATGATGTTGCTGAAGCCCTTCTGTTGGCTCAGCACTGCGGACAGACGAGCGTTTTCCAGTTCAAGTTTCTGGAGATACACGGCCCGTTTGATGATGACGGATAGCTCGTCCAGATCGATCGGCTTGACGTAGAAGTCGAAGGCGCCGTGTTTGACGGCGCTCAAGGCGTTGTTGCGTTCGCCGTTGCCGGTCACCATGATGACCTTTAAGGTCGGATCGATCTCCAAAAGCTCCGGCAGCAGCGCCAGACCCTCCTGGGAGTCGCCATACGGCGAAAGGGCCAAATCGAGCAGGACGACGTTGGGGTGGCCGGCGCGGGTGTGCGCCAGAGCTTCGGCTGCGGTGGCAGCGGACAAAACCTCGTAGTGGTCTTCCAGTGCAAAGCTTAATTGCGTGCGGATGCCGACTTCATCATCGACGATCAGGATCGTGGCTTCTTTATCGCTCATGCCCGCCTCAATTTGAGCTTGAAGGTTGTTCCCTGTCCGGCGACCGAAGACACCGTCAGGTTCCCGCCCATCTGCTCTACCAGTTCGCGCGACTGGAACAAACCGATGCCCAGTCCGCTGGACTTGCTCGTCTGGAACGGCCGAAACAGGCGGTCGCGCATGAACTCGGGAGTCATGCCGACGCCGGTGTCACTGACGGCCACGACAAGGTGCCGGTCGTCCGCCTGCGCGTTGAGCCGCAGTTCGCCGCCGTTCGGCATGGCCTCGACGGCGTTGATCAATAAGTTCGCCAGCACGCTGCGCAATTTCTCCTCGTTTCCCGTCACCGGCGGAACGGCGGCAATGGCGTTGACCAGAGCGATTTTCGGCCGCGCATTCAGGTTCATTTCCCTGATCAAATCTACCACAATCGCCGCCAAATCGCAATTGGTCAAAGCGAAGTCGATCTGCTTGGCGGGAGAAGTCAGGCGGCTGATCAGGCGCTTCATGCGCTCCTGTGCACCGCGCAGCGTTTCCAGGGTCATCTGCTGGAAGCGCGGGTCATCGAACTTCTTCTCGGCATTCTGGAGGATCATCGAAACCATGGAAACGAGATTCTTGACGTCGTGAACGACGAACGAAGAGATCTTCGTAAACGACGCCAATTCCCGGGTTTCGAGCAGTTTTTCCGATTGACGCGCGCTGAGCAGCGACATGGCGAGCTGGTGCGACATCGAGTCGATCAGGAAGCGCATCTCGGCGCCAAGCGGCGCACCGGGCGTGCCGCTGATGAAGCCGACGAATTCCCGGCGGGCCGACAGTGGAATCAACTCGTGGCCGCGAGCAGCTACCGGCAGTGCCGGATCAGCCGCGTCAGGCCGTCCGGACGCCGGCCGGAATTCGGAGACGCTGACGGTGCGGCCCTTGCGAAAGAGCCAATCCTCCAGTTCCGGTAGTTGCAGCGCCTCGAGCGCAA includes:
- the prsR gene encoding PEP-CTERM-box response regulator transcription factor yields the protein MSDKEATILIVDDEVGIRTQLSFALEDHYEVLSAATAAEALAHTRAGHPNVVLLDLALSPYGDSQEGLALLPELLEIDPTLKVIMVTGNGERNNALSAVKHGAFDFYVKPIDLDELSVIIKRAVYLQKLELENARLSAVLSQQKGFSNIIGTSSRMQKVFKVVDTVATTPYTVLITGESGTGKELIAKAIHQRSERADKPFVTINCGAIPETLLESELFGHEKGAFTDAFQQKLGKFELANQGTLFLDEIGELSLQLQVKLLRFLQDKIIERVGGRGTIQVDVRVIAATNRSLEAEVARKQFREDLYYRLSVITIELPPLREREDDVLLIADFLLRTYGEENRKLNLSFTSSALQALRVYEWPGNIRELENRIKRAVILCGSNRISAVDLGFSATPEAEMKSLQE
- the prsK gene encoding PEP-CTERM system histidine kinase PrsK, translating into RIRSLTMSAVATLLVAATGFGFFTYFFNFAVDELGTRHIAITAYGKYYLALLIAANTFGLLQLESTYRSSQGNLRKQLLPSLLAVALLLGLNLISGMLGLLLSRIEFLSVQLGATLMIVALILLSRFVVFEEQKGQGVVISREAVYSSVAVLLVGAYFVVIGLTVKLLVSLGGSPQVFMSVLAAFLMIVLFVALLLSGSIRQRWRGLVDRSVYGGRADLLAELTAFAEEVTAATDRREMFEKMESVLRRKCGMRDVRFYLRGERAGEFYESYPTVALEALQLPELEDWLFRKGRTVSVSEFRPASGRPDAADPALPVAARGHELIPLSARREFVGFISGTPGAPLGAEMRFLIDSMSHQLAMSLLSARQSEKLLETRELASFTKISSFVVHDVKNLVSMVSMILQNAEKKFDDPRFQQMTLETLRGAQERMKRLISRLTSPAKQIDFALTNCDLAAIVVDLIREMNLNARPKIALVNAIAAVPPVTGNEEKLRSVLANLLINAVEAMPNGGELRLNAQADDRHLVVAVSDTGVGMTPEFMRDRLFRPFQTSKSSGLGIGLFQSRELVEQMGGNLTVSSVAGQGTTFKLKLRRA